GTCCCGCTGTTCGCCGGGTCCACCCAGCCCGGCGTGATGGTCATCGAGCTGGGGACGAATGACTGCTCGCCGGTGCTGTGTGTGCCGCTCGGACCCGCCATCGACCAGATCATGGGCAGTGTGCCGTCCGACTACCCGGTGCTGTGGCTGAACGCGCAAACAGATGTTCCCGCTCCATTCAACGAGAACCGCGACTTCGTCAACGGCGAGCTCGAGGACGCCGACTCTCGCTGGCCGAACCTCTATCTCGTCGATCTCGACGGGCACTTCGCCGGGCACCCCGAATGGCATGAGGACGACGGGCTGCACTTCAACGAAGAGGGAAGGCACGAGTTCGCGCGCTTCCTCGTCGACGAGCTGGACCGTTTCAAGCCCTGACGCCGTACCGACGTCGCGTCGCTGCACCCGAACGTGCAGCGGCCCGGCTGGTGCGGGGGTCCAGCCGGGCCGCCGAGCCCGACCCTCAGGTCAGGCGCAAGGAGCTTCCGACCCGGCCGCGGGGCGATGACCAGATCACTGCTCCTCCCGAGGTTGGGCTGTTCGCCTCGGTTCTCTGCTCATGTTCCCGCTTGGCGCTGGGCCGAAACCCCGAATCTGCACCGGGAGCGAAGGGACGGGAACCGGCGCCCTACGAGCGGGCCCGCCGGCGGGCCCACCAGCCCCGCACCCCGCGTCTCCGTCGGGGGTGCCGCGGCCGCGCCCTCGGACGGGGCTCACGCTCCAGGGGCCCGACTTTGGTCACCCGGATGGCCATGAGCGCGACGTCGTCGGCCGGGCCGCTCTCGGGCAGGGTGTGCTCGAGGACGTGGTCGCTCAGGAGCTCGAGGTCTTCGGGCGCGCTCGTGAGTGCGTCCCGGAGGCGACTCAAGCCGACGTCGATCGACTCGGCTCGGCGCTCGATGAGCCCGTCGGTGTAGAACACCAGCACGTCACCCTCGCGCAGCCGGATGCTCCGCTCGCGGTACTTGGTGGTCGCGTCGGCACGGAGCGGTGGTCCGAGTGCTCCGCTGAGATAGCGCGCCTTGCCCGTGCGCCGCATGCGCAAGGTGGGCGGATGCCCGGCGCTCGCGAAGCGGAAGACACGGCTTCGCGGGTCGTACATCGCAACGGCCACCGTGGCCATGTCGGCATCGGGCAACGTGATCAACCACCGGTTGAGCTGTTCGAGGATCGCCCGAGGCCGAAGGCGATCGAGTGCGGCGAGCTGAGCTGCCGAGCGCAGCAGGCCCGTCGAGGAAGCAGCTTGCAGGCCGTGACCGACCACGTCACCGATCGCGAACAGCACGTTCCCGTCCGGCATGGCGAACACGTCGTACCAGTCGCCACCGACGCGCTCGCTCTCGCCAGGGAGGTACCGCACGGCCGTGGCCACGCCGGGAACCGACGGGACGTGTTGAGGAAGCAGACTCCGCTGCAAGGTCTCCGCGGTTGCGCGCTCGCGCTCGAACCGCTCTGCGTGTCGGAACGATGCCGCGGCCCTTCGAGCGAGCTCGTTGGCGATCGGGACGTCGTTGTCGCCGTAGCGCCGTTCCGACCATGCGTACATGAACGAAATGGTGCCGAACGCGTCACCGTTCTCGTCGATGAGCGGGGCGCAGAGGATGGACAGAACCCCGGCGCCGATGCCCGGGGTGGCGAAGTGATGGGTGCGGTCGCGCCGCACGTCGGGGATGAGCACCGGTTCCCCGGTGTCACACGCCTCGCGGTTCGGCGTTTGCAGTCCGGGTGGGAGGTCGTTCCATCGATCGATTGCCCGAAACGGCTCGGCCAGATCCGAGTCGGCTACTGCGAACTCTTCGAGCTCGAACCCGCCTTCGTCGTCCCGGAGGTGGAGGACGCACACATCCGCGAAGTTGGGAACGACATCCCGGACGAAGCGACGCATGCGCGCATCGACGTTGAGCTCGACGGCGATGAGCTCGCCTGCCCTCGCCAGCACGTCGAGCTGCTCCTGGGAGCGGAGCGCCTCCGCCTCGAGGCGCGCGGCCTCGATCACCTGGGCAAGGCGCCGCGCCAGCTCCTCGGCCAGGCCGAGATCGGAATGCCGGTACCGGCGCCCTGAGAGGGGCGTGTAGTTGAGAACCAGCAGGCCGATCACCTCGCCGCGAGTCTCGAGCGGGGCGACGATCGCTGACGTGGCGCCGTGCTCCTCGATGAGGCGGAGGTGCTCTTCGTTCTGGGCGAATCGCCGGTGCATGTCGGAGGGGACCTCCGCGAGGCGGACTGCCGATCCATCCGCCACCGCGGCGCGGCTGGCGGTGAGATCGAGCGGCCACCGGCGTTCGGCGTCCTGCAAGAGCGAGCGGGTCTCCTCGCTGGCGTGGCCCACCGCGACGCGCGGTTCGGCCGACGCGGTCTCGAACAGGTACAGCTGGCACGAGTCGGCGAACTCGGGGATGACGATCTGGACCGCCTCTTCGAGCGTTGCGTCGAGATCGCTCGTGCGGGCGAAGAGCTCGCTCGCCCGGGCAATGAGGAGTGCGGCGGTCTCCTGGCGCTTTCGGACGGTGAGGTCGACGAACACCGCGCCGAGTCCGAGCACGTCGCCGCTCGCCGGCCTGACCGGGTAGCACGACACGAGGTAGTGGCGCTCGAACCACTTCGTTCCGGGCACCCACCCGCTCACCTCCACGTCGACCACCGACTCTTGGGTGGCGATCACGTGCTCGAAGGTGGCCCTCACCTGATCCCACAGGTCGGGCAGCACGTCGGCGATCGGTTTGCCGAGATGCTGGGGGATCGGGAGCCCATCCATGGCCGAGAAACGACCGTTGACACGCACGAATCGAAGCTCGTTGTCGAAGAACGCGAAGGCGAACGGGGAGTGCTCCAGCAGCGTGTCGAGTCGGGCGACGGTCTCTTCGAGCGTTCGTCGGGTGTGTTGCTCCAGCTCCAGCAGACGCTCGCGTTCCTGCTCGACGGCTTTGCGCTCATGTACGTCGATCGCAACGCCGATCCAGCGAGCGTTCTGAAGGTCGGCGACCCGCGAGCCGCGCCCCTCGACCCATCGGATCGTTCCGTCGGGGAGCACGACGCGGTGCTCCATCTCGATCTGCGTGTCGTTATGCACCGCGGTGCGGATCGTCTTGACGACGAGCTCCCGATCCTCTGGGTGCACGTGCTCGATGTACGCGGCGAAGCTTCCCGGGAACGAACCCGGCACGACTCCGAACAGCAGCGAGAGCTCGGGCGACCATCGGACGTTGTCCGACTCGGGCTGCCACTCCCAAGTGCCCATGCGCCCGGCTTCGAGCGCGAGTCGCAGGTGGGTCTCGCTGGTGCGCAGCTCGTGCTCCACCCGCTGGCGGGCGAGAGCCGCGCCGAGGATATTCGCGACGTTGCGCAGGAAGTTGACGTCGTCGTTGGTGAAGTCGCCGGGCCGAGAGCTGTGCGCCGAGAGCACGCCGACGGATCCGTGCTCGTTGCGGATCGGTGCACATGAGCTGGAGCGGATCTTGCGCGTCCCCTCGGGTTCGCCGGACTCGGAGCGGCGATGCTCGACCCAGTCGTCGATCACGATCGGCTCGGCCAAGACGATCGTGTCCCGTGCAAGCCCGAGAAGCTCTTCGTCGCTCCCGGAGCGGGTGAGCCGGGTCCGGCGCGGCCCACGGCTCGCGACCACGCGAAGATCGTGCTCCGGGGTCATCTCCAGCACCATTGCGCTGTCGAGCGCGAGCGCATCGGTGACGAGCCGCGCCGCGTCCGCGGCGAGGTCGCGGAAGTCGCGCCCGGTCAAGGCTGCCCGACCCAGGTCGGCGATCGCCGCACGTTGGCGGGTTCGCTGCTCGAGGTCGGCCCGCACCGTCCGCTGGTCGGTGACATCGTGGGCCGAGACGAGGAAGCCGAGCAGCTCGCCATCCGGCCCGAAGCGTGGATGACCGCGCTCGGCCACCGTTCGGTACTGACCGTCGACCCGCCGCACTGCGTACTCCGTCCCGTACGCCGCGCGCTCCTCGACCGCTCGTCGGTACCCGTCGCGTACACGGCGCTCGTCGTCGGGGTGGATGCCTTCGGCCCAACCGGCACCGAGCTCCTCGACGAGCGGACGACCGCGGAACGCGAGCCACGCCCGGTTGCACCACGTGCACGTCGTGGCGTCGGGCGCGGTCGTCCGTACCATCACCGGGGCGTCGTCGAGTGCCGCGGAGAGATCCCCGTCCACCTCGAAGCGATCGCGTGCGGAGGTGCCGCGACGACGCAGCCTCATGACGGGCCGCCCGCCGAGGGAGTCAGCTCAGTTCTCGATCCTGAACAGCTCGGTGAGCCCGGTGATCTCGAACACCCGCCGAACCGGCTCCTGCAAGTTGCAGAGCATGATGGTGTCACCCTGTTGATCCTTCAGCCGCTTGACAACGCCTACGAGCACCCCGAGTCCCGACGAGTCGATGAAGCTCATCGCTTCGAGGTCGAGCACGATCGTACGGGCACCGCGCTCCAAGCAGTCGTGGAGCTCGGTGCGCAGCCGCGGCGACGTCGCCACGTCGATCTCACCGTGCACCGTCACGATCCATTCGTCATCGCCTGCACCGGTCGTGGTCTCGAAGTCAACGGTGGCAAGCGTCTCGCTCTCGGGTTCGTGTGCTGGTGCGCTCATGGAGCCTCCTCGATGCTCGACCTCATCCGGACGCGCTCAACACCGTGCGCGCGTGCACTCCCAATGTGTTCAAGCTCCGGGTGAGCAGCCGTGACACGTGCATCTGGCTGATCCCGATCTGTTCGGCGATCTCGGCCTGCGTGAGCCCTTCGAAGAAGCGGAGATACACGATCTGACGCTCACGCTCGGGCAGTGACGCCATGAGCTGCTCGACCGCGAGACGCTCGTCGGCACCCTCGAGCTCGGGATCTTCGTCGCCGATCGTGGCGATCGTGGACTCCTCGGCGTCGGGGCGCTGGTAGTCGAGCGACGTGAGTCGGTACAACGTCCCTGCTTCCATCGCCTCGAGCACGTCGTCGTCGCGGACGCCGGCGTGCGTGGCGACTTCCGCAGTCGTCGGCGTGCGTCCGAGGTCCTGGTGGAGGGCTGCCACGATCCCTCGCAGCTGGAGATGCAGCTCCTGCACCCGGCGTGGGACACGGACCGCCCAGCCCTTGTCACGGAAGTGACGCTTGAGCTCACCGAGGATGGTCGGCGTGGCGAAGGACGTGAACTGAACGCCACGGGCCGGGTCGAACCGCTCGACGGCCTTGAGCAAGCCCACCAGTGCGACTTGGCGCAGGTCGTCGAGGGGCTCGCCGCGATCGGAGAACCGGGCCGCGAGCGCTTCCGCGAGCCGCATGTGATCGCGGACCAGGTCGTTGCGCAGCTCGCGGTCGCCCGATCGACGGTAGTGCTCGAACCGTTCGAGCATCTCGGCCTGCTCTTCCGGCGTTCTCATCGGGTCATGGCTCCCGTATGGCTCCGGTGGACGAAGAAGTGCAGCTCGTCACCGCAGAGGTCGAGCTCGTAGGCGTCGGCCAACGCGGTGACGATGGTCGCCGAGAGCTCGGTCATCGCCGGCCAGGTGCCGGTTCGAGCCTTCGTCGCACCTCGCGCGACCACACCCGCATCGGTTCGGGTGAACGACAGGTGCAGGGCGTGATCGGTTGCGACCATCATCGTGTGGCAGAGCTCATCGACGGCGAGGCGGAAGTCTTCGGTCTCCTCACAGTCCAGCCCTGCCCGTGCGGCGGCATCAGCGGCGACGAGGCGGACCGACCGCAGGTACCTGGAGTACGGCGGTATGACCATGACGAGCTCGTCACCGAGATCTCCGAACGAATCCCAGGTCACCATATCCCCCTCCTGCCGGGGAAATCCCGACCGATCCTGGCTTCTGGAGTCACCCGCGACCAATGAAACCCGCCAAACACACTGGCATCTCTTCCCGCTCCGGGTGGCGGCGAAACCCGCGGCGGCCCGAGATTCCGGCGTTTCGGGGTGCCCCTGGCGGGGTACCTAACCTACGTGCCCACCGCAACGCAGGTTCGGGGCCGCCGGGCATTTGCCGGGGCGCTCCGGTGGACCCAGCTGGCCCTGTGCCGAGGTCAGACCGAGCTCTTCTTCCCCCCGTTCCACGAACGCCCTGAGCGGCGGGCGAGGCGGGAGCACCAGGCGCGCGCCGTCTGCGCCGCGTGTCCCGTGCTCGAGCCATGCCGAGGGTGGGCGCGCGAGAACCACGAGTACGGCTTCTGGGGCGGCGAGAGCGAAGAGGAGCGCGCCGAAGCCGGGTATCGCGCGGCGATCTCTGGCGGCGAACAGATCGACTGGTCAGCGGCCGAGTGGACCGGCGCCGTGCCGGTTCGTCAGGCGGTGTGACGGCGATGGCGGCGCTGTCCGTGGACTCCATGCAGCGCGCGTCGTCGCGTGCGCAGGTGATCGGCAGGGTCGGCAGAGACAACGCCGAATGGCTGCTCGGGCTGCTCCGCGAGCTCGAAGGTGACGTCACGCTCGACTGTCGGCACTCGTCGTTCGTGGACTCGGCTGCCTTGATGGTGCTCGTCGATTTCGACGAGTTCCTGCGAAGTCGGGGCAACAGCTTGACGATCTGCGGTGTGCCCGACGGCGCTGCCGCGGCTATCCCGACGGCGGCGTCGGTGATCGCCCGTGGTTCTTCGCCCACCGCAGCGTCAAGCTGATTCGCGGGCCCGCGTGCACGACCTTCGGCACGCCGTGCTCCCACGCCAGCTGACACCGACCACCCATCACGAGCAGGTCGCCCGAGCCAGGTCGTAGGTCGCGCGAGCGGCCGCCTCCGAGAGGGCGAACGAGGAACGGGCGAGTTGCGCCGAGCGTCACGATCGCGATGAGCGTGTTGTCGAGTCGTCGCAGCTCGCGATCTCGATGGAACGCCACGCTGTCGCTGCCGTCGCGGTAGTAGTTGAGCCCGAAGCCGCCGAGCTCCACGTCGTAGTGCTCGGTCAGTGCGGCGCGGATCTGACCGAATGCGTCGTGCGGGAGCTCGTGCTCGCGGCGATACCACCGCGAGAGTCGGGGGTCGTCGACCATGCGGTCGTACATCCACCGCCGGCCGTGTCTCCAGTCGACGCAATCCACCAACGCGTCGAGCAGTGTGTCGGCCCCGTGAAGCCACGCGCGCGCGAGGTCGATCCACGAGCCGGCACCGAGATCGATGCGCTCGATCGCGGCCGAGTCGTCGACGCGAGGCTCGGTTGCGCCGAGGAGCGTGCCCTGGAGAGCGACCACCCGGTGAGCCTATCGAACGTGCGTTCGATCAGCCAGACTTCTCCTCCGTCTGATCAGTCAGCTCGGGCTCGACCAGCACCTTGCCCGTCGCCCGGCGCTCACCGACCTCGCGCAGCGCCTCGGCGGCCTGCTCGAGCGGATACGCGCTCGAGATGTGCGGGTGGATGCGCCCGGCGGCGAAGTGGGCGAGCAGCTCCTCGCGATCGCGCCGAGCGGCCTCGGGTGCCTTCTGGGCGAAGCTGAGGAACTCGAACCCCATGATGACCATCCCCTTGAGCAGCACCAGGTTCAGCGGGATGCGCGGGATCTCGCCCGAGGCGAACCCCACGGTCACGAACCGGCCGCCGAAGCGCGTGGAGCGCAGCGCCTGCTCGGCGTACGGGCCGCCGACCGGGTCGATGACCACGTCGGCGCCGCCATCGGTGAGCTCACGCAGGCGGGTCTTGAGGTCTTCGGTGTCGTAGTTCACGACCGCGTCGGCGCCGCGTTCGCGGCAGACGCGCAGCTTGTCATCCGACGAGGCTGCTGCGAGCACCTTCGCTCCGAGCAGCCGCGCCACCTCGACCGACGCGAGCCCGACGCCGCCGGCCGCGCCCAGCACGGCCACCCACTCGCCGGGCTGTACGTCGGCGACGCTGCGAAGGGAGTGGTACGCGGTGAAGTAGACGACACCGAACGCCGCCGCCGCGCGCAGATCGACGCCATCGGGCACCGGCGAGAGCGACGTGGCCGGCATCGCGATCTGCTCGGCGAACGCGCCCATCAGGCCGGTCCCCATGACCCGGTCGCCCACCGAGACGTCTCGCACGTCGCTGCCGACCGCGCTCACTTCGCCCGCGAACTCGCTCCCCGGCGTGAACGGGACCGGAGCGGAGATCTGGTACAGGTCCTGGACCAGCAGCACGTCGGGGAAGTTGACCGCGGCCGCGTGCACGTCGACGAGCGCGTCGTTCGGACCGAGCGCGGGCGCGGGCACGTCTTCGACCACGAGGTTTTCGAGCGGCCCGTACGCGTTGCACCTCAGTGCCCTCATCGCGCTCTCACACCGATGGTTTTGGCGTCGCTGACTGTCGGTATGCGACAGCTCTCGACGCCAAAAAGCGAGGGGTTGGTCAACGACCGTTGAGGTGGTACAGGTCGACTGCGTTGCCGCAGATCATCTTGTACTTCTCGTCCTCGGGCACGCCGCCCATCGACTCCTCGATGATGCGCCGGCTGTACGGCCAGTCGTGCCGGTGGTGCGGGTAGTCGGTCGACCACATCATGTTGTCGATCCCGATCCAGTGCCTCACCGCCACCGCGAACGGCTCGCGGATGAAGGTGACCTTCCAGTTCCGCCGGAAGTATTCGCTCGGCAGCGTCTTGAGACCTGAGCCGGTCCACGTGCGGTTGCGCCACCAGTGGTCGTCCATGTGCTCGAGGAAGTTCGGGACCCAGCCGGCGCCCACCTCCGCGGCGACCATCTGGAGGCCGGGGAAGCGGTCGAACATCTCCGAGTAGATGAGCTTGGAGATCCAGTCGGATGCACCGGCGACCGCGCCACCCATCGTCTTGAGGTCCGGCAGGCGCGTCAGGAACTCCGGCACGCGCGGGCCGTCGGCCGATCGAGCCTCGCCCTTCTGGCGTCCACCAGCGAGACCGAAGCCCACGTGGATGTGGATCGGCATCTGCTCTTCCTCGGCGGCGGCCCAGTAGGGGTCGTCGTCGTCCGAGACGTCGGGGTTGCCCGACGGCCACGCCGACAGGATCATGCCGCGGTACCCGAGCTTCTTCGCCTCGCGCAGCTTCGCGACGGACGTGGCCACGTCGACGCACGGAGTCTGGTACAGACCGATGAGCCGGGCCGGGTCGTTGGCCATGAACTCGTCGTGCATCCATTGGTTGTACGCGTCCACGCCAGCGAGGTGGTACTCATCGTCGGGCTGACCCATGAAGGTATTCATCGTGCGCTGCGACGGGTAGAGCACCTCGGCGTCCACCCCGTCGATGTCCTGCTCCTCGAGACGCGCCTTGCCGTCGAACGCGCCGGCGCGGATGTTGTCGTA
The sequence above is drawn from the Acidimicrobiia bacterium genome and encodes:
- a CDS encoding SpoIIE family protein phosphatase → MRLRRRGTSARDRFEVDGDLSAALDDAPVMVRTTAPDATTCTWCNRAWLAFRGRPLVEELGAGWAEGIHPDDERRVRDGYRRAVEERAAYGTEYAVRRVDGQYRTVAERGHPRFGPDGELLGFLVSAHDVTDQRTVRADLEQRTRQRAAIADLGRAALTGRDFRDLAADAARLVTDALALDSAMVLEMTPEHDLRVVASRGPRRTRLTRSGSDEELLGLARDTIVLAEPIVIDDWVEHRRSESGEPEGTRKIRSSSCAPIRNEHGSVGVLSAHSSRPGDFTNDDVNFLRNVANILGAALARQRVEHELRTSETHLRLALEAGRMGTWEWQPESDNVRWSPELSLLFGVVPGSFPGSFAAYIEHVHPEDRELVVKTIRTAVHNDTQIEMEHRVVLPDGTIRWVEGRGSRVADLQNARWIGVAIDVHERKAVEQERERLLELEQHTRRTLEETVARLDTLLEHSPFAFAFFDNELRFVRVNGRFSAMDGLPIPQHLGKPIADVLPDLWDQVRATFEHVIATQESVVDVEVSGWVPGTKWFERHYLVSCYPVRPASGDVLGLGAVFVDLTVRKRQETAALLIARASELFARTSDLDATLEEAVQIVIPEFADSCQLYLFETASAEPRVAVGHASEETRSLLQDAERRWPLDLTASRAAVADGSAVRLAEVPSDMHRRFAQNEEHLRLIEEHGATSAIVAPLETRGEVIGLLVLNYTPLSGRRYRHSDLGLAEELARRLAQVIEAARLEAEALRSQEQLDVLARAGELIAVELNVDARMRRFVRDVVPNFADVCVLHLRDDEGGFELEEFAVADSDLAEPFRAIDRWNDLPPGLQTPNREACDTGEPVLIPDVRRDRTHHFATPGIGAGVLSILCAPLIDENGDAFGTISFMYAWSERRYGDNDVPIANELARRAAASFRHAERFERERATAETLQRSLLPQHVPSVPGVATAVRYLPGESERVGGDWYDVFAMPDGNVLFAIGDVVGHGLQAASSTGLLRSAAQLAALDRLRPRAILEQLNRWLITLPDADMATVAVAMYDPRSRVFRFASAGHPPTLRMRRTGKARYLSGALGPPLRADATTKYRERSIRLREGDVLVFYTDGLIERRAESIDVGLSRLRDALTSAPEDLELLSDHVLEHTLPESGPADDVALMAIRVTKVGPLEREPRPRARPRHPRRRRGVRGWWARRRARS
- a CDS encoding STAS domain-containing protein, which codes for MSAPAHEPESETLATVDFETTTGAGDDEWIVTVHGEIDVATSPRLRTELHDCLERGARTIVLDLEAMSFIDSSGLGVLVGVVKRLKDQQGDTIMLCNLQEPVRRVFEITGLTELFRIEN
- a CDS encoding SigB/SigF/SigG family RNA polymerase sigma factor is translated as MRTPEEQAEMLERFEHYRRSGDRELRNDLVRDHMRLAEALAARFSDRGEPLDDLRQVALVGLLKAVERFDPARGVQFTSFATPTILGELKRHFRDKGWAVRVPRRVQELHLQLRGIVAALHQDLGRTPTTAEVATHAGVRDDDVLEAMEAGTLYRLTSLDYQRPDAEESTIATIGDEDPELEGADERLAVEQLMASLPERERQIVYLRFFEGLTQAEIAEQIGISQMHVSRLLTRSLNTLGVHARTVLSASG
- a CDS encoding WhiB family transcriptional regulator produces the protein MPTATQVRGRRAFAGALRWTQLALCRGQTELFFPPFHERPERRARREHQARAVCAACPVLEPCRGWARENHEYGFWGGESEEERAEAGYRAAISGGEQIDWSAAEWTGAVPVRQAV
- a CDS encoding STAS domain-containing protein, translated to MAALSVDSMQRASSRAQVIGRVGRDNAEWLLGLLRELEGDVTLDCRHSSFVDSAALMVLVDFDEFLRSRGNSLTICGVPDGAAAAIPTAASVIARGSSPTAASS
- a CDS encoding alpha-ketoglutarate-dependent dioxygenase AlkB, giving the protein MVALQGTLLGATEPRVDDSAAIERIDLGAGSWIDLARAWLHGADTLLDALVDCVDWRHGRRWMYDRMVDDPRLSRWYRREHELPHDAFGQIRAALTEHYDVELGGFGLNYYRDGSDSVAFHRDRELRRLDNTLIAIVTLGATRPFLVRPLGGGRSRDLRPGSGDLLVMGGRCQLAWEHGVPKVVHAGPRISLTLRWAKNHGRSPTPPSG
- a CDS encoding NADPH:quinone oxidoreductase family protein, whose product is MRALRCNAYGPLENLVVEDVPAPALGPNDALVDVHAAAVNFPDVLLVQDLYQISAPVPFTPGSEFAGEVSAVGSDVRDVSVGDRVMGTGLMGAFAEQIAMPATSLSPVPDGVDLRAAAAFGVVYFTAYHSLRSVADVQPGEWVAVLGAAGGVGLASVEVARLLGAKVLAAASSDDKLRVCRERGADAVVNYDTEDLKTRLRELTDGGADVVIDPVGGPYAEQALRSTRFGGRFVTVGFASGEIPRIPLNLVLLKGMVIMGFEFLSFAQKAPEAARRDREELLAHFAAGRIHPHISSAYPLEQAAEALREVGERRATGKVLVEPELTDQTEEKSG
- a CDS encoding amidohydrolase family protein, whose translation is MATAKTIDYKVVSTDGHALESPDMWEKYLPKKFHDIMPKLVKDPKGGDAWELVPGAPPMAIGLVTNAGEWGKRYEDLEWYGSSYDNIRAGAFDGKARLEEQDIDGVDAEVLYPSQRTMNTFMGQPDDEYHLAGVDAYNQWMHDEFMANDPARLIGLYQTPCVDVATSVAKLREAKKLGYRGMILSAWPSGNPDVSDDDDPYWAAAEEEQMPIHIHVGFGLAGGRQKGEARSADGPRVPEFLTRLPDLKTMGGAVAGASDWISKLIYSEMFDRFPGLQMVAAEVGAGWVPNFLEHMDDHWWRNRTWTGSGLKTLPSEYFRRNWKVTFIREPFAVAVRHWIGIDNMMWSTDYPHHRHDWPYSRRIIEESMGGVPEDEKYKMICGNAVDLYHLNGR